The nucleotide window TGCATAGTGTTTTATGTGGGAGGGATATCTTCCCAGGACGGAGATTTCCAATGTGGCAATTCTGTGCTTTCAAGGTCAGAGCTTGTGGAAAACTCACAATTGGTGGCATTTCAAATcctgagtttgggtttttttagCTCTGTATAGGGGTGAGTGTTGGGTCCAGATGTTAGGGCAGTTGAATGCCTTCAGGGGAGGGTCTGACTACTCCTGTTCCTTGAGAGGCTTACATTTTAGTCCTTTTTATATCCTTTACATATTACATTTTAGCATAAAAGTGCAAAGACTATGTGTTGCTTATCCATTTAATAGTTCATATAACTTTGAACATGAAATTTGCACACATGTtaagagacaccccccccccccccccggtgtggGCCTGTTTTCAGAAGGTGATGAATCCTTTTGGAGGCAGGTGGGCCTCAAGGTTCAATAGATGGTCCCACTTCCTGTACATTCTCTGACTTCTGTACCACCAAGATATGAAGAGGTGAGGATTCCCAGGTCCACATCTTCCACCGCAGAGCCATGTGCAACCATACGCCCACTGTTACATGGACTGTACTTTCTCATACCGGAGGCCTAAACAAACCCTTTGTCActcaagttgcttcttgtcagatgttttgtcacagcagtgagcaaTCCCTACTCCAGCTGTTTTCTCTTTGGTGAGCTCATGCACGCTGTCTCTATGCATATTCACATATAGGATATTTCATGCTTATATGCTTTGGTTATCTTAGGAATGTAGATAGAACTTCTGGGCCGAAGGGTAACTTTGTTGAACCATTTAAACACACACTACAATATTAATTAGCTTTTCCTCCCTTTGATAGCCATATctaagagaaacaataaaaagagaaaatatttattttggcctGGGTGCTGAAGTTTCACACCCTTGTCATCTGATGCCatattttctgggtctgtggCAGAAGTGAGGTGGGGCAGacatcccagtgctcaggaactATAGATATATAGGTGGTGGGAGACCCAATACAGCTCACCAGGACATAGCTTCAGAGATCTGATGCCTCCAATCAGATCCCAGCTATTTTCCATGGCGTCTATAAAATCTACTCCTATAAATCTATTAAAGGATTAACCCTTTGTATAGATCATAACCCTCAGGATGCAGTAATTTTCCAGAAGTCCATTGGCTGGGAACCAAGTTCCCAACATGTGAACCTTCTGGTCACATCTCAAATTCAAACCATAATCATCACTGCATGGTTGGCAAGCGGCTCAGTTGCTGGAGCAGTAGCCTAGCACACATAGACCCTGAGTGTAATCTGTAGTGCCCCTGCCCTACAGCAGTGTGGAGGTGGATAAAGGAGGATCCAACGTGCAGTGCtctcctcagctatatagtgagattgAGACTAGCCTTGTCTaggtgagatttttttaaagtcaaaattaaaaatacatattcatgCATTACATTAACATACACAGTGTATGAAGATTCAGgtttaaaaacatttgcttttgATTGTAAGGTTTATAAATTTGGGTAAATTCCAGTCTGTTTTGAATGTcccacatttgtttattttcctccttcctggagGAGCATCCCCTTTCCCGTGAAGCTGAGACCATGTAATTCACAGAACTATATCGAAGGCCTGATGTATAATCTTGTGTGCATAGTTTCTTACTAAAGTGCTTGGAACTGGAGGTTTCTGTAAGACATGCTGTTATTAGATACATAGTCTTACCCAGAAGGCCTATCTGTCTTAGaactcaggatggccttgaatacGCAGCAactttcttctgcctcagcttcccaagtgttgcaTCACAGGTGTgtttcaccatgcctggctctaaggaaggtttctttctttccgtGAAATTATGGCATAGTTAATGTATTTGCCTTCGTCTCcatgagtgtatgtctgtgtgtgtttgtctgtgtgtatttgttgtgagtgtgtaagtatgtgaACCTTTGTGGacaggtggaggcaagaggaagaCATCACTCTACCTCTACCTTTGAGTCAAATTTCACCCTGAATCTAGAGCCCCTTATTTTTTGCTATGCAAAGAGCTATTAGGCTTCTTCTAGCCTTCTTTATGGACCCATCTTGGAGCTTAGGTTACTGCCATGAAGGGGATGACCAGATTGTTACATGAGTGCTAGTGTCTGAGCTCCAATCCTCATGATTTGCAGCAAGTACTTTAGCCATTGTGGTATGTCTCCATCACCTCAAATTCAGTAATACCTAAATGATTAGAAAAGTTCATTTTTATCCTCTGTACTTGATGGCTCACCCAATACCAaacttcctttctgcctttgcatctctctctctctctctctctctctctctctctttctgtctctctctctctctctctgtctctctgtctctctctctctctctctctgtctctctctctctgtaagtgCATGCTGTGCACCATGTCCactttgaggcagcatctctcttTGTCACCCTGCCTGCTCTTGACACCTTGGTTCTCTTTGTTTAGATTCCTGAGTGATGTTATGTATCATGCCCAGAAGATAAAATTGTTAtattgaacatttgaaaataatgcCTTGTTTTCCACCTTGTAGGACTGCAATATAAGCTTCAGTTAATTTTGAATCCCAGAGATTAGacagagggctcagaggttaagagcactggctgctcttgcagagggcataAGTTTGATTCTCAACCTTGGTATAAAGACCCACAACTATCTTAAACtacattttcagaaatgaaacTCCATCTTTTGTCCTCCATGGgcagcagacacacatgtgatacacaatCACACATGCGGGCAGAGTACACATACAggagaataataaaaatttgagtTTCAGAGAAACAATTAAGTTTGTCCCAATGTGTATATCAATGTAATTTGTTTTCAATTATTAATGTGTGTTTCATGGATAAATTTGTAAaaagtgatcttttttttttgtctgaaatcCAAAATTAGCTGGatgcattctattttattttgcagtCTGGTAAGACCACCTACATGAGGTTGAGTCAGCTGTATCCCTCCACAGGAACCAACCAGATTCTAGGGCAATTGTCTTAAGACATGATAACCTTTACACACCTTTTAGTGGCAAGAGAAGTTTTCCACCCATACCTCCAGTGTAAGCAGTCACATACTTTGcctctcaaaatgaaaataaaaccccACAGACTCAGTACTCCATTTGTCACATCTCCAAGAATTGTCTCCTTTGAGGGCATGGTGCCATCTATTTCTGACAAATTGACATATCACACTCTGACTTCTCTCAAACCTGGGAAATCACACAATGCAGATCAGCTGAGAGCCCATGATTTGTTAGGCTCTTATTAAGGACAGCAAGATCACTCatcaggtaaagatgcttgctaccaagcctgatgatttgTGTTTGAGCCTTTGAACGTAcctggtggaagaagaaaaccagctCCCAGAATATGTCTTCTGATCTCTATACAGGtatcattttacacacacacacacacacacacacacacacacacacacacacacacacacacacaaattttctaAAGAACAACCTAACAGCTGTGTGCAAAGCAGAGAGTAAGTTCAAGCCTAGCTGTGTTGTAGGTACCAAATATGAGGGGGCAGTGCAAGGAACAGAAGCCGAGAAAACAAGTAAAGCTATCCCAAAGGCCTGTCTGGGATGGTGGCCAGCGAAGGGGACACAGATGCTTGGTAGAAGCAGCACAATTTCCAAAGAATGATATCAAGTCCTTTATGAAACTTATTCTCTATGTTTTAGACTTTAAcatacattcacatgcatgtgtatgtctttgtgagctTATGCCACAGATGTGGGtggaagccagaagcaggtgTCAAatttcctggagctagagttacaggcgtTTGTGAGTCACTTGTtttgggtgttgggaatcaatgAGGCTCCTCCACAAGAACAAGAAGGGCTCTGACgtcctgagccacctctcccttcccacaTTCAATCCAGACCACCATGTGCACCTGCGTTGTGGATCTCATCCACTCTCATATTGCCTGGCTCTTCTTTGATAGGTCAGTCATGGATCCTCCCTACCCATCCTGAGTGACAAGATCCAGTTCCCATCCTTCCTTCGGACCCTGACTAGTGACCTCACATCTTCCCGTGCAGCTGCCCAACTGATAATTCACTTCCAGTGGTCCTGGGTGATCATTCTGGCCAATGATGATGAGTTTGGGCAGCAGGCCAGCTCTCTGGCCACTGAGGTGCTGATCCCCGAAGGTGTTTGCATTGAATTCCATCTCCATATCCCTTCTGATCAGTCCTTGGGGAAGATTGAAGAGACTGTCCAGAAGATGCAGAAGTGCACCGCCAAGGCTGTTCTGGTTTTTCTAAGCAACTCAGATTTCCAGCTCATCCTGTACGGCTTACTGGGTGTAAATGtctcaggccaggtgtgggtCAGCAAGGACACTTTGCACATGGCTCTCGCTCTGACTGTTCCAGGCATTTCTCGGGTCTTGCAAGGCACATTTGGCCTTTTGCTACACAACAGCAGGGCAATTGGCTTCCCTGAGTTTCTTGCTCACTTGCGCCCCAGCCACACCCCAGAAGACATATTTATAAAGAAGTTCTGGGAGTTCACCTTTGATTGTTCATGGCCTCAGCAAAACAGCACGGTGACGGAGAGAGTTCAGTTCTGTTCCGGGAATGAGagtcttcaaaacaaacaacatccTTTTCCAGAAGTGAGCAGAACGGATGCTGCTTATGCAGCTGTCTACAGCATTGCTCATGCCCTGCATGATGTGATAGCCTGTGGGCATCAGGATGGGAAAAGTACAGACTCCAAGGACTTCCAGCCTTGGCAGGTGAGAGACAGGTGCGGTGTGGATGATTCAGCGATGGTTGGAGAGCAGGACATTGGCTTTCACTAAGCCTTAGAGGTGCAGCAGACTTTATGTTCTCACACAGGTTATCCTTGCAACAGAAAGGCATCTTAGAACCAGCAATGGACAAGTGGCCCATGCTATGTATGTGATCTTAGATGAGTCCTTTCCAAGTGGGGTTGATCGACTCAGCAAGTCCAGGTTTCActgtaaaattaatatttcaggAAACAGTAAATAGATCATTTAATGTCCCAAATTTGAGCTTTTGTAAACAGTAGttacattttcatatattcaGGCTGCAAATCAGAATTTCAAACAGACATAAAATACCATTTGTTCATTTTTGCTGCCTTGACTGTGGGGTCCATGGGGTAggtttatacacatatgtacatccATTGTAAGGTCTGAGGATGATGTGAGAAAGTACCTTTCAGTCACTCCTCTACCTTATTGTTTGGGTCATGGTCTCTCACTCAAACCTAGAACTTTTTGATGTGGCTAGTCCTGCTAGTGATCTTTCTCTTGGCCTCTCCTATCTTTACCTTCTGAGGCTGTAATTGCAGAGGAGCTGCTGCCACAGTGACCTGGCCTTTAGGTTGGTTCTGGGTATTTGAAGTCCTATGTTCAAGCTTGTATGGCAACCTCTGTGCCcttacctatttttcttttttaaaatattttttgataatttcataaatttaaataatgcattttgtttgttttggccccAGCCTGTCTACACAAGACCCTGAGGACAGTCCATGGCCAGTCTACaatgtctccttttcttcctcagctgCTTCATGCCCTCAGAAATGTGCGCTTCAAGACTCCTGATGGAATCGAGATTATGTTTAATGCCAATGGGGATTTAGTGTCAAAATTTGATATTCTTCAAGGGCAGAAGACCCCTGAGGGTGTATTCCATTTGGTCAACATAGGCACGATAGACCCTCAAGCTTCTTCAGGGAACAAAATGGTGGTCCAGTTGAAGGAGGATCTCCAAGTGAGTTGCCTGAATGCAGAGCTTGTCCTAGAGTGTTAAAGTCCCTGGGAAATTCCAAGTTCAGGGTTCCTCATCCCTCCTTGTGCATGAAGGGGACGTGACTCTGGATTGGGCCAGTCAGTCATAAGTGATGATGCTCTTTACCTTATAAGAGACGTTTCTCTGAATGATACTGActgagcagaaaaataaatataccacagcttctgttggagagatggctcagtggttaaagatgTTTGCTATGCAAGCACAAAGAATAGACCGTGGACAACCAGAACGATGTACATGCTGAGTGGGCAGTGAGGCTACCTGTAATTTCATTCTTGGAAGTCTGAGACAAGGAGATACCAAAGCAAGTCAGTTAGTAAGACAACCATATCAACGAACTGTGGGATTTTACTTTGAGCCTCTGCCTCAATGTGCATAGTGGAAAAGCAATAGAGGATGATTCCCAACGCTAACCTTGGGCCTCAACATGTGTTTGTAACATACATTTATCATCCTACATAGATGTAGAAAGGCACGTACACGTATTTACACCATAAAAACCCATGAAAATGGGGAATATACATACCAGACTCAAAAAATTGAATCAGAATGTGCATTTGGTGTCATTTTGAGGGTTATTTCATTATCTGTGTTCAGGACCTGCTCAGTGAAGAGGAAGGTAGGGACACACTAAGCACTGTGTGTTTACTTTCTGTGATTGGTTTTACTTCACCATGAAAAATCCCTGAGAAACAGTATGAATTAAGGAAAGGTTTTTATTGACTCACCGTTTGAGAGGGCCAGGGCCAGAATGACCCGTTGTTTTGGGCATGTGAGGTTGAAGCAGTATGTCATGGCAGCAGACATATGTGGTGAAAGAGCTTGTCCAACTTATGGTTACCAATAACTGGAGAGGTGGGGTTAGAGATAGATATGGTAGGTGGACAAGTTAACATCTTACCAGTGCATAGCCCCAAAACACACTTCCTTCCTTCAAGCCCCACTCCTGTTTTCAACATCCACAATAGTTCTTCAAGTTATGAATCCACTGAGCGATTAATCCATTGAATAGGTCAGATACATCAAGATGTAATCAGTCTTCACAACCTCCCCCTCCCATCTGGTGACTAGTACAACACACAAGACTTTGGGAAACATTTGGTGCTCAAACCCTGATGGTTATTAACACAACCATCAGCTGTTTTGAGATAGGCAGGCTTACGCGTGCTGTCTGTTGCATAGAaatgtctcagcttcctgttgtATGCCAGTGGACATGAGTCTCTTCCCTTTTAAAATTGTCTAACTTTGTTCTGGTGGCATCTCCAGTCCATGGTGGCCTTAAGGCTTTCCACATGACAAGAGGCACTTCTGAAGAGTAAAGGATACCCGCCAAGTGCCCAGAGGCTTCTTTTCATGTACCTTTCAATGGAGTTGATCTGGGAGGGTTTCCTTGTCTCTTCTGTTGTGACAGAGATCTCAGCATCCCACAGTTCCATCTTTATAGTCCTTGCCTGGAGGTGGAGCCGCGTTTTCAGGAACTGAATCATCCTTTTCAGGTCCCACATGAATGAGAAAACTTGCTCATGtgctgtgaaagtgtgtgtgtgtgcattcg belongs to Acomys russatus unplaced genomic scaffold, mAcoRus1.1, whole genome shotgun sequence and includes:
- the LOC127186156 gene encoding extracellular calcium-sensing receptor-like; the protein is MWLCALLAALFVCVSGSALLGPRAWLLPRQSPRFDRPGDVMVGGSFSILHFSNGTLSDFSAPPSGLQASSVSNWGYRVAQSFVFAIEEINRSAHLLPNVTLGFSIRNSGDSVHGALHETMSFLTGQEEPIPNYVCQHGSPQAALVGDTRSSLSVSMARLLGLYKFPQVSHGSSLPILSDKIQFPSFLRTLTSDLTSSRAAAQLIIHFQWSWVIILANDDEFGQQASSLATEVLIPEGVCIEFHLHIPSDQSLGKIEETVQKMQKCTAKAVLVFLSNSDFQLILYGLLGVNVSGQVWVSKDTLHMALALTVPGISRVLQGTFGLLLHNSRAIGFPEFLAHLRPSHTPEDIFIKKFWEFTFDCSWPQQNSTVTERVQFCSGNESLQNKQHPFPEVSRTDAAYAAVYSIAHALHDVIACGHQDGKSTDSKDFQPWQLLHALRNVRFKTPDGIEIMFNANGDLVSKFDILQGQKTPEGVFHLVNIGTIDPQASSGNKMVVQLKEDLQVPTSICSESCLPGFSQVVRLGVPHCCFDCSRCPEGHFADQR